The Streptomyces durmitorensis genome contains the following window.
CGTGGTGCTGACGATCGATCTCGCGGTTCTGCTGGCTGTCATCGTCTTCTTGCTGTGGCGCAGACGCGTGCAAGCCCGGAGCCGTCTCGACACGGGCATGACCATGGCCGTGGTCCTGGTCTTCGGGGTGCTGATCGCTCCGACGGCCTTCGGGCACTGGATCCTGGGCACCGTGGGCGAAGTCGCGCAGGGGATCTCGGACGCGGGCAGTCCGTGAGCCTGTGAGCCCGTGATTTCCGGCCCCGGCCAGTACGGTGCTTCTCTGCGGCGCAGCTGAACCCGCCCGCGGACGCCGACAGGACGCGGAGAAGAACACCGGATGAGCGCACGTTTCGAAGAGATCGACTGGCGGGCGACTCCCATGGGCGAGATCAGCCTGCGGCGCCGGCGGGACCCGGCATCGGGGGAGGACGTCTACGAGGTGAAGCTGGACGACGAGTACCTGATGTCCAGCCTCTTCACCGCGGGAGAGGTCGAGCTGACCCGGCTCGGCCTCGCGGTGCTGCCCGACGGCCCGCTCGATGTCGCGGTGGGCGGCCTCGGCCTCGGGTACACGGCCAGGGCCGCGCTCGACGATCCGCGGGTGCGCTCGCTGATCGTGGTCGACGCCCTGGCCGAGGTGATCGACTGGCACCGGCGCGGACTCGTACCGCTGGGCGCGGGCCTGGCCTCGGACCCCCGCTGCCGGCTCGTCCGCGGGGACTTCTTCGCGATGGCCGCGGGCGGCGCGGCGGCGGGCGGCCCGGTGCCCGCGGACGGGGTGCAGGCGGCCGACGGCTCCGACGAGGTCCCGCACGGCCTGGACCCCGAGACGCCCGGCCGCCGCTTCCACGCGATCCTGCTGGACGTCGACCACTCACCACGCCACGTGCTGCACCCCGGCCACGCGGCGCTGTACCGCCCGGCCGGCCTGACGGCCCTGGCCGAACTGCTGCACCCCGGGGGCGTGTTCGCCCTGTGGTCGAACGACCCGCCGGACGAGGAGTTCGGCGCGGTGCTCGCGGAGGTCTTCACGGAGACCGCCGCGCACGTGGTCGACTTCGCCAATCCGCTCCAGGGCGGGACGGCGACGAACACGGTCTATGTCGCCCGCAGGCGCGAAGGCTGAGACCCCCCGGCAGCAGCCGCCCCCCCCCAGCAGGCAAAAGCCCCCTACCCGCGGCGAAACCGCAGGCAGGGGGCTCAGTGAACCCAACAGACGAGTGGGTTACTTCTTCTTGCCCTGGTTCTTGACCGCCTCGATGGCCGCCTTCGCCGCGTCCGGGTCGAGGTACGTGCCCCCGGCCTTCACGGGCTTGAAGTCCGCGTCCAGCTCGTAGGCCAGCGGGATGCCCGTCGGGATGTTCAGGCCCGCGATGTCCTCGTCCGAGACGCCGTCCAGGTGCTTGACCAGGGCGCGCAGCGAGTTGCCGTGGGCCGCGACCAGGACCGTCTTGCCGGTCAGGAGGTCCGGGACGATGCCGTCGAACCAGTACGGGAGCATGCGGACGACGACGTCCTTGAGGCACTCCGTCTGGGGGCGCAGCTCGGGCGGGAGGGTCGCGTAGCGCGGGTCCTCGAACTGGGAGTACTCCGCGTCGCGGTCGAGCGCCGGCGGCGGGGTGTCGTACGAGCGGCGCCAGAGCATGAACTGCTCCTCGCCGAACTCGGCGAGCGTCTGCGCCTTGTCCTTGCCCTGAAGGGCGCCGTAGTGGCGCTCGTTCAGGCGCCAGCTGCGGTGGACCGGGATCCAGAGGCGGTCGGCGGACTCCAGGGAGAGCTGCGCGGTGCGGATCGCGCGCTTCTGGAGGGACGTGTGGACCACGTCGGGGAGCAGGCCGGCGT
Protein-coding sequences here:
- a CDS encoding spermidine synthase encodes the protein MSARFEEIDWRATPMGEISLRRRRDPASGEDVYEVKLDDEYLMSSLFTAGEVELTRLGLAVLPDGPLDVAVGGLGLGYTARAALDDPRVRSLIVVDALAEVIDWHRRGLVPLGAGLASDPRCRLVRGDFFAMAAGGAAAGGPVPADGVQAADGSDEVPHGLDPETPGRRFHAILLDVDHSPRHVLHPGHAALYRPAGLTALAELLHPGGVFALWSNDPPDEEFGAVLAEVFTETAAHVVDFANPLQGGTATNTVYVARRREG
- a CDS encoding phosphoglyceromutase, which gives rise to MADAPYKLILLRHGESEWNEKNLFTGWVDVNLTAKGEKEATRGGELLKDAGLLPDVVHTSLQKRAIRTAQLSLESADRLWIPVHRSWRLNERHYGALQGKDKAQTLAEFGEEQFMLWRRSYDTPPPALDRDAEYSQFEDPRYATLPPELRPQTECLKDVVVRMLPYWFDGIVPDLLTGKTVLVAAHGNSLRALVKHLDGVSDEDIAGLNIPTGIPLAYELDADFKPVKAGGTYLDPDAAKAAIEAVKNQGKKK